In Pelomonas sp. SE-A7, one genomic interval encodes:
- a CDS encoding TonB-dependent receptor produces the protein MNTKKHTIAAACALMLSGAAMAQEGPQGPGDGQPRAGAKLERVEISARPQSDTDLRRKSQVAKQIYGREELDKFGDTNVADVLKRLPGVNVAGGAPRMRGLGSGYTLILLNGDPAPPGFDLTQLDPAQVERIEVTKGPSADQSAQAVAGAINIILKDAPKITQRDLRLNMGYNAVRPSLAGSYTYGEKKGDVAYTVPFSLFSWRGLNESVNTRAAPGTDGMPSVISQKQEQNFWGAGWNSTPRLNWKISDEQNLTAMAFLQQGRWHFNPEYETLIKAGLPSEDYNSRNIGTWQMVRGNLQYNNQFSETQRIELKAGVQEARGSFKNYVYDKLQRGSVGDNSDRNFTQAGKYAQVLNDSHSLAAGWDLEWRKREETRFVTVGGQAQLPGVDGLPFAATIQRQAFFVQDEWEISPQWSAYLGLRTERIVTESAAEGDAQRRNSSSVTTPLLHVNYKIDPKGRDLIRTSLTRSYKAPNLNQLLARPAISGLYPDPNTPNTYLAPDFIGNPGLKPELATGLDVAYEKYLSGGGMISIGGFYRRVNDLMRNVTTLEAAGSALNVSKTQARYVNHPTNFARAETAGLEFEIKGRAGELIPSVFDTKLPLNLRASFNYYKSKVQGLPGPDNRLDGQQPWSVNAGFDYRLTGLPVNMGANFNFTPGYVTTQTLTQSMEQTRNRGIDMFAQWTLSRTSSIRFSANNLWAVDTRQTTFVTSGYSRGERSGRTQFGLSWDQKL, from the coding sequence TTGAATACCAAGAAGCACACGATTGCCGCTGCCTGCGCGCTGATGTTGTCCGGCGCCGCCATGGCCCAGGAGGGCCCCCAGGGCCCCGGCGACGGCCAACCGCGTGCCGGTGCAAAGCTGGAGCGCGTTGAGATCAGCGCCCGGCCGCAAAGCGATACTGACCTGCGCCGCAAGTCCCAGGTGGCCAAGCAGATCTACGGCCGTGAGGAGCTCGACAAGTTCGGCGACACCAATGTGGCCGACGTGCTCAAGCGGCTGCCCGGCGTCAACGTGGCCGGTGGCGCCCCCCGCATGCGCGGTCTGGGCAGCGGCTATACGCTGATCCTGCTCAACGGCGACCCGGCGCCCCCGGGCTTCGACCTTACCCAGCTGGATCCGGCCCAGGTGGAGCGCATCGAGGTCACCAAGGGCCCCAGCGCCGACCAGAGCGCTCAGGCCGTGGCCGGTGCGATCAACATCATCCTGAAGGACGCGCCCAAGATCACTCAGCGCGACCTGCGCCTGAACATGGGCTACAACGCCGTGCGCCCCAGCCTCGCCGGCTCCTACACCTATGGCGAGAAGAAGGGTGACGTGGCCTACACCGTGCCCTTCTCGCTGTTCTCCTGGCGCGGCCTCAATGAATCGGTGAACACTCGTGCCGCCCCGGGCACGGACGGCATGCCCTCGGTGATCAGCCAGAAGCAGGAGCAGAACTTCTGGGGCGCCGGCTGGAATTCCACGCCGCGCCTGAACTGGAAGATCAGCGACGAGCAGAACCTGACCGCCATGGCCTTCCTTCAGCAGGGCCGCTGGCACTTCAATCCCGAGTACGAGACCCTGATCAAGGCCGGCCTGCCCAGCGAGGACTACAACTCCCGCAACATCGGCACCTGGCAGATGGTTCGCGGCAACCTGCAATACAACAACCAGTTCAGCGAGACCCAGCGCATCGAGCTGAAGGCCGGCGTGCAGGAAGCGCGTGGCAGCTTCAAGAACTACGTCTACGACAAGTTGCAGCGCGGTTCCGTCGGCGACAACTCCGACCGCAACTTCACCCAGGCCGGCAAGTACGCCCAGGTCCTCAATGACAGCCACAGCCTCGCGGCCGGCTGGGACCTGGAATGGCGCAAGCGCGAGGAAACTCGCTTCGTGACCGTGGGCGGCCAGGCCCAGCTGCCGGGCGTGGACGGCCTGCCGTTCGCTGCCACCATCCAGCGCCAGGCCTTCTTCGTCCAGGACGAATGGGAGATCTCGCCTCAGTGGTCGGCCTATCTGGGCCTGCGCACCGAGCGCATCGTCACCGAGAGCGCCGCCGAGGGCGATGCCCAGCGTCGCAACAGCAGCAGCGTGACGACGCCGCTGCTGCATGTGAACTACAAGATCGACCCCAAGGGCCGCGACCTGATCCGCACCAGCCTGACCCGCAGCTACAAGGCGCCCAACCTGAACCAGTTGCTGGCTCGCCCGGCCATCTCGGGTCTGTACCCCGACCCGAACACGCCCAATACCTACCTGGCGCCGGACTTCATCGGCAACCCGGGCCTCAAGCCCGAGCTGGCGACCGGCCTGGACGTGGCCTACGAGAAGTACCTCAGCGGCGGAGGCATGATCAGCATCGGAGGCTTCTACCGCCGCGTGAACGACCTGATGCGCAACGTCACGACGCTGGAGGCGGCAGGTTCGGCCTTGAATGTCTCCAAGACGCAGGCCCGCTACGTCAACCACCCGACCAACTTCGCCCGCGCCGAGACGGCCGGCCTTGAGTTCGAGATCAAGGGCCGCGCCGGCGAGCTGATTCCCTCGGTCTTCGACACCAAGCTGCCGCTGAATCTGCGGGCTTCGTTCAACTACTACAAGTCGAAAGTCCAGGGCCTGCCCGGACCTGACAACCGCCTGGACGGCCAGCAGCCTTGGTCGGTCAATGCCGGCTTCGACTACCGCCTGACGGGCCTGCCGGTGAACATGGGTGCCAACTTCAACTTCACGCCCGGCTACGTGACGACGCAGACGCTGACTCAGTCCATGGAGCAGACCCGCAACCGCGGCATCGACATGTTTGCGCAGTGGACGCTGAGCCGTACCAGCTCGATCCGCTTTTCGGCCAACAACCTGTGGGCGGTCGATACGCGTCAGACGACCTTCGTCACCAGCGGCTACAGCCGCGGCGAGCGCAGCGGCCGCACGCAGTTCGGCCTGTCCTGGGATCAGAAGCTCTAA
- the thrS gene encoding threonine--tRNA ligase, giving the protein MISIQLPDGSKREFDAPLTVAQVAASIGTGLAKAALAGRVDGKLVDTSHLIAADAQLAIITDKDADGLEVIRHSTAHLLAYAVKELFPEAQVTIGPVIEHGFYYDFSYKRPFTPDDLAAIESKMAELAKKDEAVTRSVLPRDEAVAYFKGIGEAYKAEIIASIPANEDVSLYAEGKFTDLCRGPHVPSTGKLKHFKLMKVAGAYWRGDHNNEQLQRVYGTAWASKDDLQKYLTMLEEAEKRDHRKLGRELDLFHIDEHSPGTVFWHPKGWTVWQEVEQYMRRVYRDNGYLEVKGPQIIDKSLWEKTGHWDKYRENMFTTESEKRDYALKPMNCPGHILIFKQGIKSYRDLPLRFGEFGQCHRNEPTGGLHGIMRVRGFTQDDGHIFCTEDMIQAEVQSFTSLLQKVYKDFGFTEILYKLSTRPEKRIGTEESWDKAEAALAEGLRASGCEFEYLPGEGAFYGPKIEYTLKDALGRQWQCGTIQVDPNMPERLDAEFVGEDGSRHRPVMLHRAIVGSLERFIGILIEQHAGALPAWLSPVQVVVANITDAQAEYAAEIVKSLQKQGVRAAVDLRNEKITYKIREHSLQKVPFILVVGDKEKANGAVAVRARGNQDLGVMSLADFQSKLSESITTKA; this is encoded by the coding sequence ATGATCTCGATTCAATTGCCCGACGGTTCCAAGCGCGAGTTCGACGCGCCCCTCACGGTGGCCCAGGTGGCCGCTTCCATTGGCACCGGCCTGGCCAAGGCTGCGCTGGCCGGCCGCGTTGACGGCAAGCTGGTGGACACCAGCCACCTGATCGCCGCTGATGCCCAGCTGGCCATCATCACGGACAAGGACGCCGACGGCCTAGAAGTGATCCGTCATTCGACGGCCCACTTGCTGGCCTATGCCGTCAAGGAGTTGTTCCCGGAGGCCCAGGTCACCATCGGCCCGGTGATCGAGCACGGCTTCTATTACGACTTCTCGTACAAGCGCCCGTTCACGCCGGACGACCTGGCGGCGATCGAATCCAAGATGGCCGAGCTGGCCAAGAAGGACGAGGCCGTGACCCGCTCGGTGCTGCCGCGCGATGAGGCCGTGGCCTATTTCAAGGGCATAGGCGAGGCCTACAAGGCCGAGATCATCGCCAGCATTCCGGCCAACGAGGACGTCTCGTTGTACGCCGAGGGCAAGTTCACCGACCTTTGCCGCGGCCCGCACGTGCCTTCTACCGGCAAGCTCAAGCACTTCAAGCTGATGAAGGTGGCCGGCGCCTACTGGCGCGGCGACCACAACAACGAGCAGCTGCAGCGCGTCTACGGCACGGCCTGGGCCAGCAAGGACGATTTGCAGAAGTACCTGACCATGCTGGAGGAGGCTGAGAAACGCGACCACCGCAAGCTGGGCCGCGAGCTGGACCTGTTCCACATCGACGAACACAGCCCCGGCACGGTGTTCTGGCATCCCAAGGGCTGGACGGTCTGGCAGGAGGTGGAGCAGTACATGCGCCGTGTCTATCGCGACAACGGCTACCTGGAGGTCAAGGGCCCGCAGATCATCGACAAGTCGCTGTGGGAGAAGACCGGCCACTGGGACAAGTACCGCGAGAACATGTTCACGACCGAATCGGAGAAGCGCGATTACGCGCTCAAGCCGATGAACTGCCCTGGCCACATCCTGATCTTCAAGCAGGGCATCAAGAGCTACCGCGATCTGCCGCTGCGCTTCGGCGAGTTCGGCCAGTGCCACCGCAACGAGCCCACGGGCGGCCTGCACGGCATCATGCGCGTGCGCGGCTTCACGCAGGACGACGGCCACATCTTCTGCACGGAAGACATGATCCAGGCCGAGGTCCAGTCGTTCACGAGCCTGCTGCAGAAGGTCTACAAGGACTTCGGCTTCACCGAGATTCTCTACAAGCTGTCTACGCGCCCCGAGAAGCGCATCGGCACCGAGGAAAGCTGGGACAAGGCCGAGGCCGCGCTGGCCGAAGGCCTTCGCGCGTCCGGATGCGAATTCGAGTACCTGCCGGGCGAGGGTGCCTTCTACGGCCCCAAGATCGAGTACACGCTGAAGGACGCTCTGGGTCGCCAGTGGCAGTGCGGAACCATCCAGGTGGACCCGAACATGCCCGAGCGGCTGGATGCCGAATTCGTCGGCGAAGACGGCTCGCGCCACCGCCCGGTCATGCTGCACCGGGCTATCGTCGGCAGCCTGGAGCGCTTCATCGGCATCCTGATCGAACAGCATGCCGGTGCCCTGCCGGCCTGGCTGTCGCCGGTGCAGGTGGTCGTGGCCAACATCACGGACGCGCAGGCCGAATATGCCGCGGAGATCGTGAAATCGCTGCAAAAACAAGGAGTTAGGGCAGCGGTTGATTTGCGGAACGAGAAAATCACGTATAAAATCCGCGAGCATTCTTTGCAGAAGGTTCCGTTCATCCTGGTCGTCGGCGACAAGGAGAAGGCAAACGGGGCCGTCGCGGTGCGCGCCCGAGGCAACCAAGACCTGGGGGTGATGTCGCTGGCAGACTTCCAGTCGAAGCTGTCGGAATCCATCACCACCAAGGCCTGA
- a CDS encoding Tex family protein codes for MDKILLQIAAELKVRPAQVNAAVELLDGGATVPFIARYRKEATDGLDDAQLRDLESRLGYLRELEERRAAVLRSIEEQGKLTSELRSAIEAAPTKQELEDLYLPYKVKRRTKGLIAREAGLEPLADKLFADPSLDPMGEAAAFLNPDAGFADVYAVLDGVRDVLSERWAEDALLIGKLREWLWEEGLFKSLLCEGKDQNNPDVAKFRDYFDYAEPIRTVPSHRALAVFRGRTQEILDAKLVLDEEVVAGQPGLAEGRIARHLGWSHAKRASDELIRKTVAWTWKVKLAMSLERDLFSRLREAAEATAIKVFAENLRDLLLAAPAGKRVVMGLDPGIRTGVKVAVVSDTGKVLDTNTVYPHEPRKDWEGSIHTLGRLCAAHGVNLIAIGNGTASRETDKLASDLIKRIQQLAPGTAIEKVVVSEAGASVYSASEFASKELPELDVSLRGAVSIARRLQDPLAELVKIDPKSIGVGQYQHDVNQSELAKMLDAVVEDCVNSVGVDLNTASAPLLSRVSGLSGAVAASIVRWRDANGAFKSRKQLLDVSGLGPKTFEQAAGFLRIRGGDNPLDLSGVHPETYPLVQRILDQLQRPIADLIGKSDVIRALRPEVFADDRFGAITVKDILSELEKPGRDPRPDFKVARFNDGVEDIKDLQEGMVLEGTVSNVAQFGAFVDLGVHQDGLVHVSQLANKFVNDAREVVKTGDIVKVRVLEVDLARKRISLTMKLDAAPRAAGKPTDNSFRPAARNERPGAPRGGQAAPSAGGAMAAAFAKLQGRG; via the coding sequence TTGGACAAGATACTTCTGCAGATTGCCGCCGAGCTGAAAGTTCGGCCGGCCCAGGTCAACGCAGCCGTCGAGCTGCTCGACGGTGGTGCCACCGTCCCCTTCATCGCCCGCTACCGCAAGGAAGCCACCGACGGCCTCGATGACGCGCAGCTGCGCGATCTCGAGTCGCGCCTGGGCTATCTGCGCGAGCTCGAGGAGCGCCGCGCGGCGGTGCTCAGGAGCATCGAGGAGCAGGGCAAGCTGACGAGCGAGCTGCGCTCGGCCATCGAGGCGGCGCCGACCAAGCAGGAGCTGGAAGACCTCTACCTGCCTTACAAGGTCAAGCGCCGTACCAAGGGCCTGATCGCCCGCGAGGCCGGCCTGGAGCCGCTGGCCGACAAGCTATTCGCCGACCCTTCGCTCGACCCGATGGGCGAAGCCGCGGCCTTCCTGAACCCCGACGCCGGATTCGCCGACGTCTATGCCGTGCTGGATGGCGTGCGCGACGTGCTCAGCGAGCGCTGGGCCGAAGATGCCCTGCTGATAGGCAAGCTGCGCGAATGGCTGTGGGAGGAGGGCCTGTTCAAGTCGCTGCTCTGCGAGGGCAAGGACCAGAACAACCCCGACGTCGCCAAGTTCCGCGACTACTTCGACTACGCCGAGCCGATCCGGACCGTGCCCTCGCACCGCGCGCTGGCCGTGTTCCGCGGCCGCACGCAGGAAATCCTCGACGCCAAGCTGGTGCTGGACGAGGAGGTCGTTGCCGGCCAGCCCGGCCTGGCCGAGGGCCGCATCGCCCGCCACCTGGGCTGGAGCCATGCCAAGCGGGCCTCGGACGAGCTGATCCGCAAGACCGTGGCCTGGACCTGGAAGGTCAAGCTGGCCATGAGCCTGGAGCGCGACCTGTTCTCGCGGCTGCGCGAGGCGGCCGAGGCCACGGCGATCAAGGTGTTCGCCGAGAACCTGCGCGACCTGCTGCTGGCCGCGCCGGCCGGCAAGCGGGTGGTGATGGGCCTGGACCCCGGCATCCGCACCGGCGTCAAGGTGGCCGTGGTCAGCGACACCGGCAAGGTGCTGGACACGAACACGGTCTACCCGCATGAGCCGCGCAAGGACTGGGAAGGCTCGATCCACACGCTGGGCCGTCTCTGCGCCGCCCATGGCGTCAATCTGATCGCCATCGGCAACGGCACCGCCAGCCGCGAGACCGACAAGCTGGCCAGCGACCTGATCAAGCGCATCCAGCAGCTGGCTCCTGGTACAGCCATCGAGAAGGTGGTGGTCAGCGAGGCCGGCGCCTCTGTCTATTCGGCCTCCGAGTTCGCCTCCAAGGAGCTGCCCGAGCTGGACGTGAGCCTGCGCGGCGCCGTGTCGATTGCCCGCCGCCTGCAGGATCCGCTGGCCGAGCTGGTCAAGATCGACCCGAAGAGCATCGGCGTCGGCCAGTACCAGCATGACGTGAACCAGAGCGAGCTGGCCAAGATGCTGGACGCGGTGGTCGAGGACTGCGTGAACTCGGTGGGCGTGGACCTGAACACGGCCTCGGCGCCGCTGCTGTCTCGCGTGTCGGGCCTCTCCGGCGCCGTGGCGGCCAGCATCGTGCGCTGGCGCGACGCCAATGGTGCATTCAAGAGCCGCAAGCAGCTGCTGGACGTGTCCGGCCTCGGTCCCAAGACCTTCGAGCAGGCGGCCGGCTTCCTGCGCATCCGCGGCGGCGACAACCCGCTGGATCTCAGCGGCGTCCACCCCGAGACCTATCCGTTGGTGCAGCGCATCCTGGATCAGCTGCAGCGCCCCATCGCCGACCTGATCGGCAAGAGCGACGTGATACGCGCGCTGCGCCCCGAGGTCTTTGCCGACGACAGGTTCGGCGCGATCACGGTCAAAGACATTCTTTCCGAGCTGGAGAAGCCCGGGCGCGACCCGCGCCCCGACTTCAAGGTGGCCCGCTTCAATGACGGCGTCGAGGACATCAAGGACCTGCAGGAGGGCATGGTGCTGGAGGGCACGGTGTCCAATGTGGCCCAGTTCGGCGCCTTCGTGGACCTGGGCGTGCACCAGGATGGCCTGGTCCACGTGAGCCAGCTGGCCAACAAGTTCGTCAACGACGCCCGCGAGGTGGTCAAGACCGGCGACATCGTCAAGGTCCGGGTGCTGGAGGTCGATCTGGCCCGCAAGCGCATCTCGCTGACCATGAAGCTGGACGCCGCACCGCGGGCCGCAGGCAAGCCGACGGACAACAGCTTTCGCCCGGCGGCCCGCAACGAGCGGCCCGGTGCGCCGCGGGGCGGCCAGGCAGCGCCCAGCGCCGGCGGGGCCATGGCCGCTGCCTTCGCCAAGCTGCAGGGGCGCGGCTGA
- a CDS encoding patatin-like phospholipase family protein, whose translation MQALQFHAGPRARSRLAERGLRAEDVRIIPAAAGGPKGLILNALDRHLFGPWLGASQQEVHLLGASIGAWRMATACLGDAEAEFERLAQEYAHQDYDHAPGKPPTASSVSKGFAAKLDQVFGGRECEVLSHPRYRLHLFTSRGRHLLGREGRVRTPLGYFGAFATNLVSRKAMGGWLERVVFSDLRSPLPMLLKDYRSRQVELSARNLQQALLASCSIPFWLNAVHDIPGAPKGAYWDGGITDYHLHLNYAQMLGDGLVLYPHFQRSIVPGWLDKALRYRHAPTAFLDNVVVLTPSEDFIRGLPRGKLPDRADFQHYGDDLQGRAVAWLRAVREGERLRDEFAALAERDSIQALPL comes from the coding sequence ATGCAAGCACTGCAGTTCCATGCGGGCCCTCGGGCCCGCAGTCGTTTGGCCGAGCGCGGCTTGCGCGCCGAGGATGTGCGCATCATTCCCGCGGCGGCCGGTGGTCCCAAGGGGCTGATCCTCAACGCCCTGGACCGGCATCTGTTCGGCCCATGGCTGGGCGCGAGCCAGCAGGAAGTCCATCTGCTGGGTGCTTCCATCGGCGCCTGGCGAATGGCGACCGCCTGCCTGGGTGACGCCGAGGCCGAGTTCGAAAGGCTGGCCCAGGAATACGCCCATCAGGACTACGACCATGCTCCGGGCAAGCCGCCGACGGCGTCCTCCGTGAGCAAGGGCTTTGCCGCCAAGCTAGACCAGGTGTTTGGCGGTCGCGAGTGCGAAGTGCTCAGCCATCCGCGCTACCGGCTGCATCTGTTCACGTCGCGAGGCCGGCATCTGCTGGGACGGGAAGGGCGGGTGCGCACGCCGCTGGGCTATTTCGGCGCCTTCGCGACCAACCTGGTCTCTCGCAAGGCAATGGGTGGATGGCTGGAGCGGGTCGTGTTCTCCGACCTGCGCTCGCCGCTGCCCATGCTGCTGAAGGACTACCGCAGCCGACAGGTCGAGTTGTCGGCCCGAAATCTTCAACAGGCCTTGTTGGCCAGCTGTTCGATCCCGTTCTGGCTGAACGCCGTCCACGACATTCCCGGTGCGCCCAAGGGCGCCTATTGGGATGGCGGCATCACCGACTACCACCTGCATCTGAACTACGCGCAGATGCTGGGTGATGGGCTGGTGCTGTATCCGCATTTCCAGCGCAGCATCGTGCCGGGCTGGCTAGACAAGGCGCTCAGGTATCGGCACGCGCCGACGGCGTTCCTGGACAACGTGGTGGTGCTGACGCCCAGCGAGGACTTCATCCGCGGCCTGCCGCGCGGCAAGCTGCCGGACCGGGCCGACTTCCAGCACTACGGCGACGACCTGCAAGGCAGGGCTGTCGCCTGGCTGCGCGCGGTGCGCGAGGGCGAGCGGCTGCGTGACGAGTTCGCCGCCCTGGCCGAGCGGGACTCCATCCAGGCCCTGCCGCTTTGA
- the rpmI gene encoding 50S ribosomal protein L35 — protein MPKMKTKSSAKKRFRVRPGGTVKRGQAFKRHILTKKSTKNKRQLRGAVNVHETNMGHIAQMLPFAGL, from the coding sequence ATGCCCAAAATGAAGACCAAGAGCAGCGCGAAGAAGCGTTTTCGCGTTCGTCCGGGTGGCACCGTCAAGCGCGGTCAGGCGTTCAAGCGCCACATCCTGACCAAGAAGTCCACGAAGAACAAGCGTCAGCTGCGCGGCGCTGTGAACGTGCATGAAACCAACATGGGTCACATCGCTCAGATGCTGCCCTTTGCTGGCCTGTAA
- the infC gene encoding translation initiation factor IF-3, translating into MATFADRRAIPERKHRLNREIMHPEVRLNGPENEPLGVVSIQEALRMAGDMDVDLVEISPTANPPVCRLMDYGKFKYQEQKRAAEAKAKQKIIEIKEVKFRPGTDEGDYQIKMRNLRRFIAEDGDKGKVTLRYRGREITHQEIGMRLLERIRDELADVSVVENMPKLEGRQMIMVLAPKKR; encoded by the coding sequence ATCGCTACGTTTGCTGACCGTCGTGCCATTCCCGAGCGAAAGCACCGGCTGAACCGCGAAATCATGCATCCCGAGGTCCGTCTGAACGGGCCTGAGAACGAGCCCCTGGGCGTCGTTAGCATCCAGGAAGCCCTGCGCATGGCAGGTGATATGGATGTGGATCTGGTCGAAATCTCGCCCACCGCCAACCCGCCCGTGTGCCGGTTGATGGACTATGGCAAGTTCAAGTATCAGGAGCAGAAGCGCGCTGCCGAAGCCAAGGCCAAGCAGAAGATCATCGAGATCAAGGAAGTGAAGTTCCGGCCGGGTACGGACGAGGGCGATTACCAGATCAAGATGCGCAATCTGCGCCGCTTCATCGCCGAAGATGGTGACAAGGGCAAGGTGACGCTGCGTTACCGCGGTCGCGAGATCACCCACCAGGAAATCGGCATGCGTCTGCTGGAGCGAATCCGCGACGAACTGGCCGATGTTTCGGTGGTCGAAAACATGCCCAAGCTGGAAGGCCGGCAGATGATCATGGTCCTGGCGCCCAAGAAGCGCTGA
- the rplT gene encoding 50S ribosomal protein L20 produces MPRVKRGVTARARHKKVLALAKGFRGRRKNVFRIAKQAVMKAGQYAYRDRRAKKRVFRQLWIARINAASRGLGLTYSKFVAGLKKAQIDIDRKVLADLAVNDPAGFASIFAKVKAALA; encoded by the coding sequence ATGCCTCGCGTTAAACGTGGTGTTACCGCTCGTGCCCGTCACAAGAAGGTCCTGGCTCTTGCCAAGGGCTTCCGTGGTCGTCGTAAGAACGTCTTCCGCATCGCCAAGCAGGCGGTGATGAAGGCGGGCCAATACGCCTACCGTGACCGCCGTGCCAAGAAGCGCGTGTTCCGTCAGCTGTGGATTGCTCGTATCAACGCAGCAAGCCGTGGCCTGGGACTGACCTACAGCAAGTTCGTGGCTGGCCTGAAGAAGGCACAGATCGACATCGACCGCAAGGTCCTGGCCGATCTCGCCGTCAACGATCCTGCTGGTTTTGCCAGCATCTTCGCCAAGGTGAAGGCCGCTCTCGCTTAA